The following are from one region of the Lentimicrobiaceae bacterium genome:
- a CDS encoding DPP IV N-terminal domain-containing protein, whose product MKIKLFFKLSFLLLLVVAVQTAFSQDNKKIIEFDDIFKNRTFYSPGIRGFNSMNDGIHYTAFDYKTQQIVKKRFDNDELVDVLFDIGKFKEQIAYVGTYSFNKNEDKLLLASDIEMIYRRSYKANFYIYDIKKNTLEKLSENGKQQLATFSPDGNKVAFVRDNNLFYKNIDTGKEFQITNDGERNAIINGAPDWVYEEEFEFSRAFDWSPNSENIAWIRFDESDVPEFSMYMYQGQNPSLDEYKLYPGMQTFKYPKAGDPNSLVSVKVYNIKSGKVTNVDVG is encoded by the coding sequence ATGAAAATAAAATTATTCTTTAAACTAAGTTTTTTGCTTTTGTTAGTTGTAGCAGTACAAACAGCTTTTAGTCAAGATAATAAGAAAATAATAGAATTCGACGACATTTTCAAAAACCGCACTTTTTATTCTCCTGGAATTAGAGGTTTCAATTCTATGAACGATGGAATACATTACACTGCCTTTGATTATAAGACACAGCAAATTGTGAAGAAAAGGTTCGATAACGACGAACTTGTTGATGTTTTGTTTGATATAGGAAAGTTTAAAGAACAAATTGCGTATGTTGGTACTTATAGTTTCAATAAAAATGAGGATAAACTATTGTTGGCTTCCGACATTGAAATGATATACAGACGCTCATACAAAGCCAATTTCTACATCTACGATATAAAGAAAAACACTCTTGAAAAATTATCGGAAAATGGTAAGCAACAATTAGCGACTTTTTCGCCCGACGGCAACAAGGTGGCTTTTGTTAGAGATAACAATCTTTTTTATAAAAATATTGATACAGGCAAAGAGTTTCAAATAACGAACGACGGAGAGAGAAACGCTATAATCAACGGTGCACCCGATTGGGTTTACGAAGAAGAATTTGAGTTTAGCCGTGCCTTCGATTGGTCGCCGAACAGCGAAAACATAGCTTGGATTAGATTCGACGAAAGCGATGTACCCGAATTTAGCATGTACATGTATCAGGGTCAAAATCCGTCTCTCGACGAATATAAACTTTATCCGGGCATGCAAACCTTTAAGTATCCTAAAGCAGGAGACCCAAATTCTTTAGTTTCGGTAAAAGTGTACAATATAAAATCGGGCAAAGTTACTAACGTAGATGTAGGAA
- a CDS encoding chloride channel protein, with translation MDTKPIIDNLHKWRMKHISSKQLLLILSLITGIMGGLAGVVLKNLIHFFYSNVTRIIYNYNLSFLYLILPFIGIMLAWLFVKYVIKDSISQGIGRVLYAISRNKGKIKMHNTYSSLVGSSITSAFGGSIGLEGPIVLTGAAIGSNLGRYFGFDYKSITLLIGCGAAGATAGIFKAPIAGVVFCLEVLMLDLTARRLIPLLISSATGYILAAFFMGKDVLFTIDLTSNLFVLKHIPYYIILGILAGFISVYFSRTSTRIEKKLTRENKWRQMVAGGLLTSLLIFLFPPLFGEGYSFLNLLINGGTAEQILKGSIFGALSSQYVVVIIFLVLVMLLKVVAMTTTNSGGGVGGIFAPTLFTGGILGYILTEFLNHFTSTALPRACFILAGMAGLMAGVMLAPLTAIFLIAEITGGYQLLVPLIITAVASYLTTIIFEPHSYFHKTLISSGELITHDKDKAALNILSIDKLIEKDFTTTPPNITLGEFVKLVAQSTRSIFPVVDEENNFLGIIFINDIKHMLFDRDKYDIVTTDTLSFYPDTVVEYDESMESVAQKFSDTPHYNLPVIKDNKYLGFISRANFFSNYRELVKDFISD, from the coding sequence ATGGACACTAAACCTATAATAGATAACCTGCACAAGTGGCGAATGAAACATATTTCGTCGAAGCAGTTGCTACTTATACTTAGTCTTATTACCGGAATAATGGGCGGATTGGCAGGTGTTGTATTAAAAAACTTAATTCACTTTTTTTATTCTAATGTAACGAGGATTATATACAACTATAACTTAAGTTTTTTGTATTTGATACTTCCGTTTATAGGAATAATGCTGGCATGGCTATTTGTAAAATATGTAATAAAAGACTCTATAAGCCAGGGAATAGGCAGAGTTTTATACGCAATATCCAGGAATAAGGGAAAGATAAAGATGCACAATACGTACTCGTCGTTGGTTGGTAGCAGTATTACATCGGCGTTTGGTGGCAGTATTGGTCTTGAGGGACCTATTGTATTGACGGGTGCGGCAATAGGTTCGAATTTGGGCAGATATTTCGGCTTTGATTATAAATCAATAACATTGCTTATAGGTTGCGGTGCCGCTGGCGCAACTGCAGGTATTTTTAAGGCTCCAATAGCCGGCGTTGTGTTTTGTTTAGAAGTACTTATGCTTGATTTAACTGCACGCCGTCTGATACCACTGCTAATATCATCGGCTACAGGCTATATTTTAGCTGCTTTCTTTATGGGAAAAGATGTTTTGTTTACCATTGATTTGACTTCTAACCTTTTTGTTTTAAAACATATACCTTACTATATTATACTAGGAATTTTAGCAGGATTTATTTCTGTTTACTTTTCGAGAACAAGCACACGTATTGAAAAAAAACTAACCCGCGAAAACAAATGGAGGCAGATGGTTGCTGGAGGTTTGCTAACGAGTTTATTAATATTTTTGTTTCCTCCACTCTTCGGCGAAGGATATAGTTTTTTAAACTTACTGATAAATGGAGGTACAGCCGAGCAGATATTGAAAGGTAGCATATTTGGAGCTTTATCGTCGCAGTACGTTGTTGTTATTATCTTTTTGGTGTTAGTAATGTTGCTAAAAGTTGTAGCAATGACCACAACAAATTCCGGAGGAGGCGTTGGTGGCATATTTGCTCCTACCCTATTTACCGGCGGAATTTTAGGTTACATTTTAACCGAATTTTTAAATCATTTTACATCTACAGCACTACCGAGAGCCTGCTTTATATTAGCAGGAATGGCAGGATTGATGGCAGGCGTAATGTTAGCTCCACTTACAGCAATTTTCCTTATTGCTGAAATTACAGGTGGCTACCAATTGTTAGTCCCACTTATTATTACAGCCGTAGCTTCTTATTTGACTACAATAATATTTGAGCCTCACTCGTATTTTCACAAAACTTTGATTTCTTCGGGCGAACTTATTACACACGATAAAGATAAAGCTGCACTTAACATACTTTCGATTGACAAATTAATTGAAAAAGATTTTACTACAACTCCGCCTAACATCACATTAGGAGAGTTTGTAAAATTAGTTGCACAATCTACGCGTAGTATTTTCCCCGTGGTTGACGAAGAAAACAACTTTTTAGGAATAATTTTTATAAACGATATAAAACATATGCTGTTCGATAGGGATAAGTACGATATTGTAACTACAGATACCTTGTCTTTTTATCCCGATACAGTTGTTGAATACGATGAAAGTATGGAAAGCGTGGCTCAAAAATTCTCCGATACTCCGCATTATAATTTGCCCGTAATAAAAGATAACAAGTATTTGGGATTTATTTCAAGGGCTAATTTCTTCTCGAATTACAGAGAGTTAGTTAAGGACTTTATTAGTGATTAG
- the mnmA gene encoding tRNA 2-thiouridine(34) synthase MnmA, which produces MNIAALVSGGVDSSVMLYLLKEQGINPTMFYIQIGMKEDEHFLDCSSEEDIEIATALAKKYGLKLEVVPLHNEYWDNVIEYTINSVKKGLTPNPDVMCNRLIKFGEFEKHWGKDFDLIATGHYAGTENRMQKKYLTTAKDKLKDQTDFLAQITYNQLLKLTFPLADYMKSEVRDIAQEQNMPSAMRKDSQGICFLGKVNYNDFIKKYLGTKTGNIIELSTGKILGTHNGFWFHTIGQRKGLNLGGGPWFVIKKDVEQNIIYVDNGYDPPSQYTDTVLLENMHFITENPFGEENSIDITFKIRHTPDFTKGVLLKTNDKYVIKSEEPLSGVAAGQFGVIYDKESHICMGSGIIDNN; this is translated from the coding sequence ATGAATATAGCAGCTTTGGTTTCCGGTGGTGTTGATAGTTCGGTTATGCTGTACTTGCTCAAAGAGCAGGGCATTAATCCTACTATGTTTTACATACAAATTGGTATGAAAGAAGATGAGCATTTCTTAGATTGTTCGTCGGAGGAAGACATAGAAATTGCTACGGCTCTGGCAAAGAAATACGGACTTAAGTTGGAAGTTGTTCCGCTTCACAACGAGTATTGGGATAATGTTATTGAATACACAATCAATTCCGTGAAAAAAGGTCTTACCCCGAATCCTGACGTTATGTGCAATCGTCTGATTAAATTCGGAGAATTTGAGAAACATTGGGGCAAAGATTTCGACTTAATTGCCACAGGGCACTACGCAGGCACCGAAAACAGAATGCAAAAAAAGTATCTGACTACAGCCAAAGACAAGTTGAAAGACCAAACTGACTTTTTGGCTCAAATTACTTACAATCAGTTATTAAAATTAACTTTCCCACTTGCCGATTATATGAAATCGGAGGTTAGAGATATTGCTCAGGAACAAAACATGCCGAGTGCTATGCGTAAAGATAGTCAGGGCATTTGTTTTTTAGGGAAAGTCAACTACAACGATTTTATAAAAAAGTATTTAGGAACCAAGACAGGAAACATTATTGAACTAAGTACGGGAAAGATTTTGGGAACCCATAACGGATTTTGGTTTCATACAATAGGGCAGCGAAAAGGACTTAATTTGGGCGGCGGTCCCTGGTTCGTTATAAAAAAAGATGTTGAGCAAAACATAATCTATGTTGACAACGGCTACGACCCGCCTTCGCAATATACCGATACTGTTTTGCTAGAAAATATGCATTTTATAACCGAAAATCCTTTTGGCGAAGAAAATAGTATCGATATTACCTTTAAAATCAGGCATACACCCGACTTTACAAAAGGCGTTTTGCTAAAAACAAACGATAAATACGTTATAAAGTCGGAAGAGCCGCTTTCTGGTGTTGCCGCAGGACAATTCGGAGTTATTTACGATAAAGAATCTCATATTTGTATGGGCAGTGGAATTATTGATAACAATTAA
- a CDS encoding FprA family A-type flavoprotein, with the protein MHCVRNITDKIFWIGVNDRRLELFENMFPLPKGVSYNSYLILDEKTAVVDTVDATQRKQFVDNIKYLLNGRQLDYLIINHMEPDHCGSIESVVELYPNVKLIGNRTTFTFFEQFYTSDNKANYQILGKDEVLDLGENKLHFVPAPMVHWPEVTVAYESTNKILFSADAFGTFGSINGNLFMDEIDFDHELLDEARRYYTNIVGKFGPQVQSLLKKASELEIKTICPLHGPVIRTSDDIAKMIHLYNKWSTYTPEEKGIVIAFGSMYGNTENIADCIAHKLAINGVKNIKMYDVSKTHASYIIADMFKYSHMLIAAPTYNLGLYHGMECLLRELAALNFKDRKVAIVGNHTWASGALKTMKNIIENNFKNMEIIGETLDIKSSLKANQEAVIDELAQVISKSIKA; encoded by the coding sequence ATGCATTGTGTAAGAAATATTACAGATAAAATTTTTTGGATTGGTGTAAACGATAGGCGTTTGGAACTTTTTGAAAACATGTTTCCATTGCCCAAAGGCGTTTCATATAATTCATATTTAATATTAGACGAAAAAACCGCTGTGGTCGATACGGTTGATGCGACACAAAGAAAACAGTTTGTTGATAATATCAAATATTTACTAAATGGTCGTCAACTTGACTATCTGATTATAAATCACATGGAACCCGATCATTGTGGAAGTATAGAAAGTGTTGTTGAACTATATCCCAATGTTAAATTGATAGGAAATAGAACAACTTTTACTTTTTTTGAGCAATTTTATACTTCAGATAATAAAGCAAACTATCAAATATTAGGAAAAGATGAAGTTTTGGATTTAGGAGAAAATAAGTTACACTTCGTTCCGGCTCCTATGGTTCATTGGCCCGAAGTTACAGTTGCTTATGAATCGACAAATAAAATTCTGTTTTCTGCTGATGCCTTCGGTACGTTTGGCTCTATAAACGGAAACCTCTTTATGGACGAGATTGACTTCGACCATGAACTACTTGACGAAGCTCGCAGGTATTATACAAATATTGTGGGTAAGTTTGGTCCGCAGGTTCAGTCTTTGCTCAAAAAAGCTTCCGAATTAGAAATTAAAACCATTTGTCCGCTTCACGGTCCTGTTATCAGAACAAGTGATGACATTGCAAAAATGATTCATCTTTACAACAAATGGAGCACCTACACTCCCGAAGAAAAAGGCATTGTTATCGCTTTTGGCTCTATGTACGGCAACACTGAAAATATAGCCGACTGTATTGCTCATAAGCTCGCAATCAACGGAGTTAAAAATATAAAAATGTACGATGTTTCAAAAACTCACGCATCGTATATTATTGCCGATATGTTTAAGTATTCGCATATGCTTATAGCTGCTCCTACCTACAACTTAGGACTTTATCATGGAATGGAATGTTTGCTAAGAGAACTTGCAGCCCTTAACTTTAAAGACCGCAAAGTAGCTATTGTCGGTAATCATACATGGGCTTCGGGAGCTTTAAAAACCATGAAAAATATTATCGAAAACAATTTTAAAAACATGGAAATAATAGGCGAAACTCTCGATATTAAATCTTCGTTGAAAGCTAACCAGGAAGCCGTTATCGACGAATTGGCACAAGTAATTTCTAAGTCTATTAAAGCATAA
- a CDS encoding universal stress protein — METQGQKIITIGRYSYSRSLLLQALLNDSNIESFLVPKDVFFPPKYTDIRVKESDVAEAMKIIASSQQDYGDAKAKALKDLFIMRRILVPVDFSETSLEAAKFACSIANRFKSEVMLVHVTYNFVIDTVPYSDFYDYQRRLAESLIEIKDVANDNLEKLQQKLRNYCEENNYNRVEINSVLLAGNASAEIIDYADTYKPFLIVMGIRGLSAKNKYTYGKVADEVVNKSNLPVLVLPSNQVGKIEEIKEVMYAMDYDEHDISSINKIIQMVSPLNIKIHCVHFSFVRTRPWDKVKLEEIENHLRAEYKDVDITFQNIVTGNVSIGIETFIRNNNIGAIAVTTYRRGFLENFFSPNFSEKLFKTTGKPILFFPVRR, encoded by the coding sequence ATGGAAACACAAGGACAAAAAATTATTACAATTGGCAGGTATTCGTATTCACGCTCACTATTATTGCAAGCATTGTTAAATGATTCAAATATCGAGTCTTTTTTGGTTCCCAAAGACGTGTTTTTCCCGCCAAAATATACTGATATCAGAGTTAAAGAAAGTGATGTTGCAGAAGCTATGAAAATTATAGCAAGTTCGCAGCAAGACTACGGCGACGCAAAAGCAAAAGCTTTGAAAGATTTGTTTATCATGCGTAGGATTCTTGTTCCTGTCGATTTTTCTGAAACATCATTAGAAGCAGCCAAATTTGCTTGCAGTATAGCCAATAGGTTTAAATCGGAGGTTATGCTTGTTCACGTTACCTATAATTTTGTTATAGATACTGTTCCATATTCCGATTTTTACGATTATCAGAGACGACTTGCGGAGAGTCTTATCGAGATTAAAGATGTTGCCAACGACAATTTGGAAAAATTGCAACAAAAACTGAGAAATTATTGCGAAGAAAATAATTACAATAGGGTTGAGATAAACTCTGTATTGCTTGCAGGCAACGCATCTGCCGAAATAATAGATTATGCTGATACCTACAAACCGTTTCTGATAGTTATGGGCATAAGAGGACTTTCGGCAAAAAATAAATACACTTATGGTAAAGTCGCCGACGAGGTTGTTAACAAATCTAACCTGCCGGTTTTGGTATTACCATCCAATCAAGTTGGTAAAATAGAAGAGATTAAAGAGGTGATGTACGCTATGGATTACGACGAACACGATATTTCGTCTATCAATAAAATTATACAAATGGTTTCGCCTTTGAATATTAAAATTCACTGCGTACACTTTAGTTTTGTAAGAACAAGACCGTGGGATAAAGTAAAATTGGAAGAAATAGAAAATCACCTTAGAGCGGAATATAAGGATGTTGATATAACTTTTCAAAACATTGTTACAGGCAATGTTTCAATAGGAATAGAAACCTTTATCAGAAATAACAATATAGGAGCTATTGCTGTTACAACTTACAGAAGGGGGTTTTTAGAGAACTTTTTTAGTCCTAATTTTTCAGAAAAGCTATTCAAAACCACCGGCAAGCCAATACTATTTTTTCCTGTCAGAAGATAA